The proteins below are encoded in one region of Pseudomonas sp. SCB32:
- a CDS encoding YeiH family protein: protein MSTAVISALGTRSRTLLPGLLVSAMVAAAATFLSEHYGAPVMLFALLLGLALNFLATDSVCKAGIEFTAREILRLGVALLGIRITFGQIAELGWQPVVMVVVLVTVTILVSIAAARAMGFNFLFGLLTGGATAICGASAALALAAALPAHTQKEKATLFTVLGVSALSTLAMILYPMIVHALGLPPLQAGIFLGGTIHDVAQVVGAGYSISPEVGDSATVVKLMRVAMLLPVILCAAMITRARGVEPGDKRPPLLPWFAVGFVLLAAVNSTGVLAPVVQQAGSKLSQWCLVIAIAALGMKTQLRALATVGIKPILLMVGETVFLAVLVLGMLRLAG, encoded by the coding sequence ATGAGCACCGCTGTCATTTCCGCACTTGGCACCCGCAGCCGCACCTTGTTGCCGGGCCTGCTGGTAAGTGCCATGGTCGCCGCCGCGGCGACCTTCCTCTCCGAGCACTACGGCGCCCCGGTGATGTTGTTCGCGCTGCTGCTGGGCCTGGCGCTGAACTTCCTCGCCACCGACAGCGTGTGCAAGGCCGGCATCGAGTTCACCGCCCGCGAGATCCTGCGCCTGGGCGTGGCATTGCTGGGCATCCGCATCACCTTCGGGCAGATCGCGGAGCTCGGCTGGCAGCCGGTGGTCATGGTCGTGGTGCTGGTGACGGTGACCATCCTGGTTTCCATCGCTGCCGCTCGCGCCATGGGCTTCAACTTCCTCTTCGGGCTGCTCACCGGCGGCGCCACGGCCATCTGCGGCGCGTCGGCGGCCCTGGCCCTGGCGGCGGCGCTGCCGGCCCACACGCAGAAAGAGAAAGCCACGCTGTTCACCGTGCTCGGCGTTTCGGCGCTCTCGACCCTGGCGATGATCCTCTATCCGATGATCGTCCATGCCCTGGGCTTGCCGCCGTTGCAGGCGGGGATCTTCCTGGGCGGCACCATCCACGACGTGGCCCAGGTGGTCGGCGCCGGCTACAGCATCTCGCCGGAAGTCGGCGACAGCGCCACGGTGGTCAAGCTGATGCGCGTGGCCATGCTGCTGCCGGTGATCCTCTGCGCGGCGATGATCACCCGCGCCCGGGGCGTCGAGCCGGGCGACAAGCGTCCGCCGCTGTTGCCCTGGTTCGCGGTGGGCTTCGTGCTGCTGGCGGCGGTCAACAGCACCGGCGTCCTGGCGCCGGTGGTGCAGCAGGCGGGCAGCAAGCTGTCGCAGTGGTGCCTGGTGATCGCCATCGCCGCGCTGGGTATGAAGACCCAGCTACGCGCCCTGGCCACGGTGGGGATCAAGCCGATCCTGCTGATGGTGGGGGAGACGGTGTTCCTGGCGGTGTTGGTGTTGGGGATGTTGCGCCTGGCGGGTTGA